Proteins encoded in a region of the Magallana gigas chromosome 8, xbMagGiga1.1, whole genome shotgun sequence genome:
- the LOC105341149 gene encoding uncharacterized protein — MKRSVIWIILCLGLNQTNGKPTQDKAGPCANAEDPMACLHGMLMHGDNHDGDTHKAEDQYLRFQPVLRTGSPEKAGPQDAEQTFHASLMHNGGDPAHAHQAGVKEPRTTEQLGPQDAETALHGVMMHGDDQPGHKHDREDKVGKTSTGNVAQKAAPLDAEQLMHGVLMHGDSSVENHHVHENPNENRETKAPGPIDLNQKMHKLMHKDGDTHHEETLDKKPTTIPGPNDQADIIHQLMHNGENLIHNLLEENKPFRFNIAEIMKLGIDPDILKSVGLDKIRKEDEAEYRNWQKEQSVDSPPGETIAYISDSIVSDIELMKRKYMNLGEEAEREIQQFANARNIEISPEELLSNLNLDNEAGDHVDEGVQHDLELIGSTDPINARHKAYIDRRN; from the exons ATGAAGCGCTCTGTGATATGGATAATTTTATGTTTGGGTCTGAATCAAACTAATGGGAAACCAACCCAAG ATAAAGCAGGACCATGTGCGAACGCTGAGGATCCTATGGCGTGTCTTCACGGGATGTTGATGCATGGTGACAATCACGATGGCGACACCCACAAAGCGGAGGATCAGTATCTCCGGTTCCAACCTGTCCTACGCACAGGAAGTCCTGAAAAAGCAGGACCCCAAGACGCTGAGCAAACGTTCCATGCGTCATTGATGCATAATGGAGGAGACCCCGCACATGCGCACCAGGCGGGTGTCAAAGAACCAAGGACTACGGAACAACTGGGGCCTCAAGACGCTGAGACGGCTCTCCATGGCGTGATGATGCACGGGGACGACCAGCCAGGACATAAACACGACAGAGAGGACAAAGTGGGCAAGACGTCGACGGGCAACGTGGCCCAGAAAGCGGCACCTCTGGACGCCGAGCAGCTGATGCATGGAGTCTTAATGCACGGAGATTCTTCTGTTGAGAATCACCATGTTCACGAAAATCCGAATGAAAATAGGGAAACTAAAGCACCTGGGCCAATTGATCTTAATCAGaaaatgcataaattaatgCATAAAGATGGGGATACTCATCACGAAGAAACATTGGATAAGAAACCAACCACGATACCAGGTCCAAACGACCAAGCAGATATCATTCATCAATTGATGCATAATGGAGAAAACTTAATTCACAACCTCCTTGAAGAAAACAAGCCGTTTAGATTCAACATTGCTGAGATTATGAAGTTAGGGATTGATCCCGATATTCTAAAATCGGTCGGGTTGGACAAAATTCGAAAAGAGGATGAAGCGGAATATAGGAATTGGCAGAAAGAACAAAGCGTCGACAGTCCTCCTGGGGAAACTATTGCTTACATATCAGACTCCATTGTCTCTGATATAGAACTTATGAAACGGAAATACATGAATTTAGGAGAGGAGGCAGAGCGGGAAATACAGCAGTTTGCAAACGCCAGAAACATCGAAATATCCCCCGAGGAATTACTTTCCAACCTCAATCTCGACAACGAGGCTGGAGATCACGTGGATGAGGGTGTTCAACATGACCTTGAACTCATTGGTAGTACTGACCCAATTAACGCACGCCACAAAGCGTATATAGACAGACGGAATTAA
- the LOC105319519 gene encoding uncharacterized protein: MKVGFLLLLCLAAGSQASFLDDLKATFHNIGTALTTTVHAVGDQAKVVGTNLLSAATEQGKQLASQALQSLLMGTMSALQKPPTDPATKRSLSELLEQSKHLTDAAEMLVQQKMDKLKGAYNEAIDNLKAVSSQLTDLPATDLIKKVDQIVIAHHLVSDGIQTELVSELTKLFGHALSLHPDHKRGTFSDALSSIGQGLANFFQPHVQAVQQLVNGVGESLKQTTQQFHSSLTTGTHGTAIHDSASALAQHGQNALSALKDAVSDILQQTLTNMQPHIVNILQHGAQALTDTLSQHPAGSPSETAANPQ; encoded by the exons ATGAAGGTCGGATTTCTTCTTCTCTTGTGCCTTGCCGCTGGCAGCCAAGCCAGTTTCCTTGACGATCTCAAGGCTACATTTCACAATATTGGAACAGCTTTGACAACTACAGTTCATGCCGTCGGAGATCAGGCTAAAGTTGTAGGCACCAACCTTCTCTCAGCAGCTACCGAGCAAGGAAAACAACTCGCTTCTCAAGCTCTTCAAA GTCTTCTCATGGGAACCATGAGCGCTCTGCAGAAACCACCAACAGACCCCGCTACCAAGAGATCTCTCTC TGAACTCCTTGAGCAAAGCAAGCATTTGACCGATGCCGCCGAAATGCTTGTGCAGCAGAAGATGGACAAACTGAAGGGTGCCTACAATGAGGCTATTGATAACCTTAAAGCTGTCTCCTCTCAGCTCACAGACCTTCCAGCCACCGACCTCATCAAGAAAGTCGACCAGATTGTCA tcgCTCATCACCTTGTTTCTGATGGTATTCAAACCGAGCTCGTCTCTGAGCTGACCAAACTTTTTGGACACGCCTTGTCTCTCCATCCTGATCATAAGAGAGGTACCTTTTCCGACGCCCTTAGCTCCATCGGACAAGGTCTTGCCAACTTCTTCCAGCCCCATGTACAGGCTGTCCAACAG TTAGTCAACGGAGTTGGCGAGTCCCTGAAACAGACCACCCAACAATTCCATTCCAGTCTGACCACTGGTACCCACGGAACTGCCATCCATGACTCTGCTTCCGCCCTGGCTCAGCACGGACAGAACGCCCTCAGTGCCCTCAAGGACGCCGTCTCTGACATCCTCC AGCAAACCCTGACCAACATGCAGCCACACATCGTCAACATCCTCCAGCACGGAGCCCAGGCCCTCACCGACACCCTCTCCCAACACCCTGCTGGGTCCCCATCCGAGACTGCTGCAAACCCGCAGTAA
- the LOC109617042 gene encoding uncharacterized protein, with the protein MRVGLLLLLCLAAGSQANFFDDLKATFHNIGTALSTTVHAVGDQAKVVGTNLLTAATEQGKTLASQALQSLLMGTMSALQKPPTDGAAKRSLSEFLEQSKHLTGAAEMLVQQKMDKLKGIYKEAIDKLKDVSSQLTELPATDLIKKVDQIVIYHHLVTDQIQTELVSELTKLFGHALSLHPDHKRGTFSDALSSIGQGLANFFQPHVQAVQQLVSGVGESLKQTAQTFHTSLTTGTHGTAIHDSASALAQHGQNALSALKDAVSDILHQTLTNMQPHIVNILQHGTSALTETLSHNTATSSETAANPQ; encoded by the exons ATGAGGGTTGGCTTACTTCTTCTCTTGTGCCTTGCCGCTGGCAGTCAAGCTAATTTCTTTGACGATCTCAAGGCTACATTTCACAATATCGGAACAGCTTTGTCAACTACAGTTCATGCCGTCGGAGATCAGGCTAAAGTTGTGGGCACCAACCTTTTAACAGCAGCCACCGAACAAGGAAAAACACTCGCTTCTCAAGCTCTTCAAA GTCTCCTAATGGGAACCATGAGCGCTCTCCAGAAACCACCGACAGACGGTGCTGCCAAGAGATCGCTCTC AGAATTTCTTGAGCAAAGCAAACATTTGACGGGCGCTGCCGAAATGCTCGTACAGCAGAAAATGGACAAACTGAAAGGAATCTACAAGGAAGCGATTGACAAACTTAAAGATGTCTCCTCTCAACTCACAGAACTTCCAGCTACCGACCTCATTAAGAAAGTGGACCAAATCGTTA TCTATCATCACCTTGTTACTGACCAAATTCAAACTGAGCTCGTCTCAGAGCTGACCAAACTTTTTGGACACGCCTTGTCTCTCCATCCTGATCATAAGAGAGGTACGTTTTCCGACGCCCTTAGCTCCATTGGACAAGGCCTCGCCAATTTCTTCCAGCCACATGTCCAGGCTGTCCAACAG TTAGTTAGCGGAGTGGGTGAATCCCTAAAACAGACCGCCCAAACATTCCACACCAGTCTGACCACTGGTACCCACGGAACTGCCATCCATGACTCTGCTTCCGCCCTGGCTCAGCACGGACAGAACGCCCTCAGTGCCCTCAAGGACGCCGTCTCCGATATCCTCC aCCAAACTCTGACCAACATGCAGCCACACATCGTTAACATCCTCCAGCATGGAACCTCGGCTCTTACAGAGACCCTCTCCCACAACACAGCCACCTCATCCGAGACAGCTGCCAACCCACAGTAA
- the LOC105319517 gene encoding uncharacterized protein isoform X2, with the protein MKVAFLVLLCLTAGSQASFLDDLKSAFSNIGSSLTTTFHAVGDQAKVVGQNLLSTAKEQGSQLASQALQSLLMGTMNALSSQGTTDTATGTKRSLSDLLQEVKPLTDAAKSIVEQKMDNMNGVYAEALTQLKALSSQLTTMPASELIQKVDQIVAAHHTVSNNLQNELVTDLTSLFGKVLSYHPGTKRSTFTDALSSLGSGLANFFQPHIQAVQQLVSGVGESLKQTSSAFQTSLSTGAHGAAITDSTSQLAQHGQNALSALKDAVSDILQQTLTNMQPHIVNILQHGASALTETLSHNPATSSETAANPQ; encoded by the exons ATGAAGGTTGCATTCTTGGTGTTGCTCTGCTTGACCGCTGGCAGTCAGGCCAGTTTCTTAGACGATTTGAAAAGTGCTTTCAGTAATATCGGAAGCTCTTTGACAACTACATTCCATGCTGTTGGGGATCAGGCTAAAGTTGTAGGACAAAACCTTCTTTCCACAGCCAAAGAACAGGGTTCACAGCTTGCTTCCCAGGCTCTTCAAA GTTTGTTGATGGGAACCATGAATGCTCTCAGCTCCCAGGGAACCACAGACACCGCCACCGGAACCAAGAGATCTCTGAG TGATCTCCTCCAGGAGGTGAAACCTTTGACTGATGCCGCCAAGAGCATCGTCGAGCAGAAGATGGACAACATGAACGGAGTGTACGCAGAGGCCCTCACCCAGCTCAAGGCTCTCTCCTCTCAGCTCACCACCATGCCAGCCTCTGAGCTCATCCAGAAAGTTGACCAGATCGTAG CTGCCCACCACACCGTTTCTAACAATCTCCAAAATGAGCTTGTGACAGATCTCACCTCCCTTTTCGGAAAGGTCTTGTCTTACCACCCAGGAACCAAGAGAAGCACCTTCACTGACGCCCTCAGTTCCCTCGGATCCGGTCTCGCCAACTTCTTCCAGCCTCATATTCAAGCTGTCCAACAG TTGGTGAGCGGAGTTGGAGAGTCTCTGAAGCAAACATCCAGCGCTTTCCAGACCAGCCTGAGCACTGGAGCCCATGGTGCCGCCATCACTGATTCCACCTCTCAACTCGCCCAGCACGGACAGAACGCCCTCAGTGCCCTCAAGGACGCCGTCTCTGATATCCTCC AGCAAACTCTGACCAACATGCAGCCACACATCGTTAACATTCTCCAGCACGGAGCCTCAGCTCTTACAGAGACCCTCTCCCACAACCCAGCCACCTCATCCGAGACAGCTGCCAACCCACAGTAA
- the LOC105319517 gene encoding uncharacterized protein isoform X1, with the protein MRVVVLLLLCIATGSQASFLDDLKNAFHNIGTSLTTTINAVGDQAKVVGQNLLTTASEQGKQFASQALQSLLMGTMNALSSQGTTDTATGTKRSLSDLLQEVKPLTDAAKSIVEQKMDNMNGVYAEALTQLKALSSQLTTMPASELIQKVDQIVAAHHTVSNNLQNELVTDLTSLFGKVLSYHPGTKRSTFTDALSSLGSGLANFFQPHIQAVQQLVSGVGESLKQTSSAFQTSLSTGAHGAAITDSTSQLAQHGQNALSALKDAVSDILQQTLTNMQPHIVNILQHGASALTETLSHNPATSSETAANPQ; encoded by the exons ATGAGGGTTGTAGTCTTGCTACTTCTTTGCATTGCCACTGGTAGTCAAGCCAGTTTCTTGGACGATTTGAAAAATGCTTTTCATAACATTGGAACTTCTCTGACGACCACAATCAATGCTGTTGGAGACCAGGCTAAAGTTGTGGGCCAGAACCTTCTGACAACAGCTTCGGAGCAAGGAAAACAATTTGCTTCCCAGGCCTTACAGA GTTTGTTGATGGGAACCATGAATGCTCTCAGCTCCCAGGGAACCACAGACACCGCCACCGGAACCAAGAGATCTCTGAG TGATCTCCTCCAGGAGGTGAAACCTTTGACTGATGCCGCCAAGAGCATCGTCGAGCAGAAGATGGACAACATGAACGGAGTGTACGCAGAGGCCCTCACCCAGCTCAAGGCTCTCTCCTCTCAGCTCACCACCATGCCAGCCTCTGAGCTCATCCAGAAAGTTGACCAGATCGTAG CTGCCCACCACACCGTTTCTAACAATCTCCAAAATGAGCTTGTGACAGATCTCACCTCCCTTTTCGGAAAGGTCTTGTCTTACCACCCAGGAACCAAGAGAAGCACCTTCACTGACGCCCTCAGTTCCCTCGGATCCGGTCTCGCCAACTTCTTCCAGCCTCATATTCAAGCTGTCCAACAG TTGGTGAGCGGAGTTGGAGAGTCTCTGAAGCAAACATCCAGCGCTTTCCAGACCAGCCTGAGCACTGGAGCCCATGGTGCCGCCATCACTGATTCCACCTCTCAACTCGCCCAGCACGGACAGAACGCCCTCAGTGCCCTCAAGGACGCCGTCTCTGATATCCTCC AGCAAACTCTGACCAACATGCAGCCACACATCGTTAACATTCTCCAGCACGGAGCCTCAGCTCTTACAGAGACCCTCTCCCACAACCCAGCCACCTCATCCGAGACAGCTGCCAACCCACAGTAA